A single region of the Triticum dicoccoides isolate Atlit2015 ecotype Zavitan chromosome 2B, WEW_v2.0, whole genome shotgun sequence genome encodes:
- the LOC119363339 gene encoding transcription factor MYB41-like produces the protein MGRAPCCDRTGLKKGPWTQEEDEKLVAYIKKHGQGNWRTLPKNADLERCGKSCRLRWTNYLRPDIKRGRFSFEEEETIIQLHSILGNKWSAIAARLPGRTDNEIKNYWNTHIRKRLLRMGIDPVTHAPRLDLLDLSSLLKPAAYYPTQADLDTLRALEPLANYPDLLRLASTLLSAPTTTSSQPTTEQHMLLPWLIQAQMAQQVSQAPPQHATAADMFLQPSSACQMPGLVHANPAQQLHQDHMVASDYGQLPGYDNQLDYVPGLMQMASDTSNLQWSSPVTSSNNNNNCNVGSGVSTPSSSPAGRVNLASTTAFCANASNIDALIADADGLFDMHLSDLLDVSDYM, from the exons ATGGGGCGCGCGCCGTGCTGCGACAGGACCGGGCTGAAGAAGGGGCCGTGGACGCAGGAGGAGGACGAGAAGCTCGTCGCCTACATCAAGAAGCACGGCCAGGGCAACTGGCGCACCCTCCCCAAGAATGCCG ACCTGGAGCGGTGCGGGAAGAGCTGCCGGCTGCGGTGGACCAACTACCTCCGGCCGGACATCAAGCGCGGCCGCTTCTCCTTCGAGGAGGAGGAGACCATCATCCAGCTCCACAGCATCCTCGGCAACAA GTGGTCAGCCATTGCGGCGAGGCTGCCCGGACGGACGGACAACGAGATCAAGAACTACTGGAACACGCACATCCGCAAGCGCCTCCTCCGCATGGGCATCGACCCCGTCACCCACGCGCCGCGCCTCGACCTCCTCGACCTCTCCTCGCTCCTCAAGCCCGCCGCCTACTACCCCACGCAGGCCGACCTCGACACGCTCCGCGCCCTCGAGCCGCTCGCCAACTACCCGGacctcctccgcctcgcctccaccCTCCTCTCCGCCCCGACCACAACCTCCTCGCAGCCTACGACCGAACAGCACATGCTCCTCCCTTGGCTGATCCAGGCGCAGATGGCGCAGCAGGTATCTCAGGCGCCGCCGCAACATGCCACGGCCGCAGACATGTTCTTGCAGCCCAGCTCGGCGTGCCAAATGCCGGGCCTGGTTCACGCGAACCCCGCGCAGCAACTACACCAAGATCACATGGTGGCCTCTGACTACGGGCAGCTCCCGGGCTACGACAACCAGCTCGACTACGTGCCGGGGCTGATGCAGATGGCGTCAGACACGTCGAACCTGCAGTGGAGCAGCCCGGTCAcaagtagcaacaacaacaacaactgcaACGTCGGCTCCGGCGTATCCACGCCGTCATCGAGCCCCGCGGGGCGTGTGAACTTGGCTTCAACGACAGCGTTCTGCGCCAACGCGAGCAATATTGACGCCCTCATCGCCGACGCCGACGGGCTGTTCGACATGCACCTGTCCGATCTCCTGGATGTGAGCGACTACATGTAG